GCATCGAATTGCTGAATACAGTGCATGGCCGATGAAGTATCTGGATAGGCAAATGCCAACCGAACTTCCTTACGGAGGACAACTTCTTTAGGCTCACACAATTGTAAGACCGCATCAGCCGCCTCGCCATAAGCCCGAACCAGCCCGCCAGTCCCCAATTTGGTTCCGCCAAAATACCGTGTTACTACCACAAAAACATCTGTAAATCCATAACGCTCAATCTGACGAAGGATAGGAATGCCCGCACTTCCACTTGGTTCACCATCATCATTTGCACGGGTAGTCACTGGCTCCATCCCCACTTTATACGCCCAGCACCAATGGGTGGCATTGTATTCTCGTTTCTTGATCTCGGTCAAGAATAATTGAATATCGGTAATATCACAGATTGGGAATGCCTCAGCGATAAATCTTGAGCTTTTTATCTTCGGAATTTCATGGATTA
This region of Rhodothermia bacterium genomic DNA includes:
- a CDS encoding YigZ family protein, translated to MTINHTSQLPIQDTYRTINHPVIHEIPKIKSSRFIAEAFPICDITDIQLFLTEIKKREYNATHWCWAYKVGMEPVTTRANDDGEPSGSAGIPILRQIERYGFTDVFVVVTRYFGGTKLGTGGLVRAYGEAADAVLQLCEPKEVVLRKEVRLAFAYPDTSSAMHCIQQFDAPIVQTQYSEITEITVAVRNSQVEALKANFVEALHGKGIVS